One Bradyrhizobium zhanjiangense DNA segment encodes these proteins:
- a CDS encoding DUF2848 domain-containing protein — translation MFDLTFTVDAQDTTTPLTLAIDQMIIAGWTGRDPVARDKHIAELQEMGIAPPASTPIYYRASARRLTMEDRIECTGGESSGEVEFVLIGWQGRIFVGCGSDHTDRKVEAYSVTVSKQMCDKPIASTLWELEDVIGHWDRMILRSYATINGERVLYQEGTLDAMLPVPDLITRGFPGGKLPDGCAMFGGTFAAKGGIRPAGRFDFELEDPVLKRTIKHGYDVVTLPVLG, via the coding sequence GTGTTTGACCTGACCTTCACCGTCGACGCCCAGGACACCACGACGCCGCTGACGCTGGCGATCGACCAGATGATCATCGCCGGCTGGACCGGCCGCGATCCTGTCGCGCGCGACAAGCACATCGCCGAGCTGCAAGAGATGGGCATCGCCCCTCCGGCCTCGACGCCGATCTACTACCGCGCCTCGGCGCGGCGGCTGACGATGGAAGACCGCATCGAATGTACCGGCGGCGAGTCGTCCGGCGAGGTCGAGTTCGTGCTGATCGGCTGGCAGGGCCGCATCTTCGTCGGCTGCGGCTCCGATCACACCGACCGCAAGGTCGAGGCCTATAGCGTCACGGTCTCAAAGCAGATGTGCGACAAGCCGATCGCCTCCACGCTGTGGGAGCTCGAGGACGTCATCGGCCATTGGGACAGGATGATTTTGCGATCCTACGCCACGATCAACGGCGAGCGCGTGCTCTACCAGGAGGGCACGCTCGATGCGATGCTCCCGGTCCCTGACCTCATCACGCGCGGCTTTCCGGGCGGGAAGCTGCCCGACGGCTGCGCCATGTTCGGCGGCACCTTCGCCGCCAAGGGCGGCATCCGCCCCGCCGGCCGCTTCGATTTCGAGCTGGAGGATCCCGTGCTGAAGCGCACGATCAAGCACGGCTATGACGTGGTGACGCTCCCGGTGCTGGGTTGA
- a CDS encoding amidase, with protein sequence MPDFPTLAKLAEDLESGRTTSRKLVEACLARIADPTGEGQRAFIHVDKDAALAAADAMDGLRKAKAAPSRYAGIPISIKDLFDIKGQTTRAGSRALDDSDPAEHDAAAVARLRGAGFVVIGRTNMTEFAYSGIGINPHYGTPKGAWNRAEGHVPGGSSSGAAVSVLDGMAHGALGTDTGGSCRIPAAFNGIVGYKPTQRRVPLDGSVPLSFSLDSIGPLARSVSCCAILDAVLANEPITAVKPRPVKGMRLAVPTTIALDDLDTAVSETFERALKALADHGAIIERIEMAEFHDIGPMNAKGGFAAAESYAWHRYLITSKGDVYDPRVAVRIMRGEAQSAADYIDLLNERRSLIARVNARIAPYDALVLPTTANTPPKIADLADDKAFTTQNLRALRNCTLINMIDGCAISLPAHRQGAVPVGLMLAGAGGSDRRIFELAAGMEAVIRV encoded by the coding sequence ATGCCCGATTTTCCGACGCTGGCGAAGCTCGCCGAAGACCTCGAAAGCGGCCGCACCACCTCCCGCAAGCTGGTCGAGGCGTGCCTTGCCAGGATCGCCGATCCCACCGGTGAGGGCCAACGCGCCTTCATACATGTCGACAAGGACGCCGCGCTCGCGGCGGCGGACGCGATGGACGGCTTGCGCAAGGCCAAGGCCGCGCCATCGCGCTATGCCGGTATTCCGATCTCGATCAAGGATCTCTTCGACATCAAGGGGCAGACGACGCGCGCCGGCTCCCGTGCGCTCGACGATTCCGATCCGGCGGAGCACGACGCGGCGGCGGTTGCGCGGCTGCGCGGCGCCGGCTTCGTCGTGATCGGGCGAACCAACATGACCGAGTTCGCCTATTCCGGCATCGGCATCAATCCGCATTACGGCACGCCGAAGGGCGCCTGGAACCGGGCGGAGGGCCACGTCCCCGGCGGCTCGTCCTCGGGCGCGGCAGTGTCCGTGCTCGACGGCATGGCGCATGGCGCGCTCGGCACCGATACCGGCGGTTCCTGTCGGATTCCGGCCGCCTTCAACGGCATCGTCGGCTACAAGCCGACGCAGCGCCGTGTGCCGCTCGACGGCTCTGTGCCGCTGTCGTTCTCGCTCGACAGCATCGGCCCGCTGGCGCGATCGGTCAGTTGCTGTGCCATACTCGATGCGGTGCTCGCCAACGAGCCGATCACCGCGGTGAAGCCGCGACCCGTAAAGGGCATGCGGCTCGCCGTGCCGACCACGATCGCGCTCGACGACCTCGACACAGCCGTCTCTGAAACCTTCGAGCGCGCGCTGAAGGCGCTCGCCGATCACGGCGCCATCATCGAGCGCATCGAGATGGCTGAATTCCACGACATCGGCCCGATGAACGCCAAGGGCGGCTTTGCCGCGGCCGAGAGCTATGCCTGGCACCGCTATCTCATCACGTCCAAGGGCGATGTCTACGATCCACGCGTCGCTGTCCGCATCATGCGCGGCGAGGCGCAGAGCGCGGCCGACTACATCGATCTGCTCAACGAGCGCCGCTCGCTGATCGCCCGCGTCAATGCACGCATCGCGCCCTATGACGCCCTGGTGCTGCCCACCACCGCCAACACGCCGCCGAAGATTGCCGATCTCGCCGACGACAAGGCGTTCACCACCCAGAACCTGCGTGCCCTGCGCAATTGCACCCTGATCAACATGATCGACGGCTGCGCCATCTCGCTGCCTGCGCATCGTCAGGGCGCCGTTCCCGTCGGCCTGATGCTGGCCGGCGCCGGCGGATCCGACCGCCGTATCTTCGAACTTGCTGCCGGCATGGAGGCCGTGATCCGTGTTTGA
- a CDS encoding 2OG-Fe(II) oxygenase, which yields MTATARKSAPKLSVDIASHVDILDWPQITAELDSQGCAVLKNLLTPDQCRAVTALYPDDTHFRSRIVMGRHGFGRGEYKYFSYPLPDLIAQMRPALYAHLQGVANRWNEAMGIDIRYPAAHAAFLKRCHEAGQSRPTPLLLQYEAGDYNCLHQDLYGEHVFPIQVAILLSEPRRDFTGGEFVLTEQRPRMQSRAEVVPLAQGDAVAFAVHHRPVQGTRGTYRVNLRHGVSRIRSGQRHTLGVIFHDAK from the coding sequence ATGACAGCAACAGCACGCAAATCAGCCCCTAAGCTATCCGTCGACATTGCCTCCCACGTCGACATCCTCGACTGGCCGCAGATCACCGCCGAACTCGACAGCCAGGGCTGCGCCGTCCTGAAGAACCTGCTCACGCCGGACCAATGCCGCGCCGTGACCGCCCTCTATCCCGACGACACACACTTCCGCAGCCGCATCGTCATGGGCCGCCACGGCTTTGGCCGAGGCGAGTACAAATATTTCTCCTATCCACTCCCCGACTTGATCGCGCAGATGCGTCCGGCGCTCTATGCGCATCTTCAGGGCGTCGCCAACCGCTGGAACGAGGCGATGGGGATCGACATCCGCTATCCCGCCGCGCACGCAGCTTTCCTGAAGCGCTGCCACGAGGCCGGCCAGAGCCGGCCGACGCCGCTGCTGCTGCAATATGAGGCTGGCGACTACAATTGCCTGCATCAGGATCTCTATGGCGAGCACGTGTTCCCGATCCAGGTCGCGATCCTGCTGTCAGAGCCTAGGCGCGATTTCACCGGCGGCGAGTTCGTGCTGACCGAGCAACGGCCACGCATGCAGTCCCGCGCCGAGGTGGTGCCGCTGGCACAGGGCGATGCGGTGGCCTTTGCCGTGCATCACCGGCCGGTGCAGGGGACACGCGGCACCTACCGCGTTAATCTCCGCCATGGCGTCAGCCGTATCAGGTCCGGCCAGCGCCACACGCTGGGTGTGATTTTTCATGATGCCAAATGA